Proteins encoded in a region of the Rutidosis leptorrhynchoides isolate AG116_Rl617_1_P2 chromosome 9, CSIRO_AGI_Rlap_v1, whole genome shotgun sequence genome:
- the LOC139869340 gene encoding TMV resistance protein N-like isoform X4: protein MDVSLVASSSTAAPTGRCTYDVFLSFRGEDTRNNFVDHLFAALERAGIYTFKDDEKLRRGKSISPEFMKAIQESMVALVVFSKNYAKSSWCLEELAKIVECKHLKVLPVFYNVDPSDVRSQKGSIFEAFKQHELKFADDMYKVKRWRKALETVAGISGWDVAKTASGREAESIKQIVRTILSSTESHLAEDLIGMESRVRDVKSLLDKGCDDVCIIGIWGMGGIGKTTIVRAVYRQISHEFDGSSFLEDVRENGSDKKGLKSLQEKLLSEILMEKHYNVKDCNDGIHHIRRRLGRKKVLVVLDNVDSFKQLEFLAGDREWFGADSRIMVTTRDKHLLSFAQQEYEPALLNHTEAMMLFCKYAFKTKIPPKTYEKVSDAVVSRTGYLPLALKVLGSHFCGGRSLEFWQSALNVLAKIPNEEINEILKISFDGLNSFEKKIFTYIACFFKGRERSNVTKVLDSFGFEPESGIIVLIERSLLSISRNGCIHMHDLIQEMGRSVVRECYPNKMVWDLEEIEEVMVTIDKYIYTLMICWLQKSKKVEALVDMTHYHFSDIPTASCKAEVLKSMDKLRLLDVKGKFTSAEPKYFPQQLRWLTWFTYPFESLRIRSNMPKLVGFEMQSGLMKQLQIVETVILPNLKSMDLSFSYSLKRFPDITGVPNLEHLNLSFCSELEEVHHSVLLHEKIIHLQLISCVSLRILPSPIRMKSLQSLHLNGCSSLEIFPNISEEMGRPLVLDLDGCDRICGLPLSIGFLTGLVILTKGKNFDVNFVKHNQIILQYIEFLTGDVSSLRVVDVKPTKFVGKEYSTWPSWGWLDFDNKFTRLFNSLFQFSHVKYADLSCCINLKELHDIPFLIQVLSSDCCTSLRKMGDLLNKYKWLIEIPLLARDVEDQGSSSQLTNLSLKSLVERCAAMNHQLSFIAPGGRTIPNWYLDRQFCCQVALNLPKNLVTNILGFAICGVSRVLDSDISYPDLRIHFSSLKDKLVDWSTYVAERTTHFWMVYIHVDSVKHRLGISDLDEILVWLQSDNHIIVECGVHVVYQNIKLMPEIES from the exons ATGGATGTTTCCTTAGTTGCATCCTCATCAACTGCTGCTCCAACTGGAAGATGTACGTATGATGTGTTCTTAAGCTTTCGAGGTGAAGACACTCGGAACAACTTTGTTGATCATCTTTTCGCAGCTTTGGAGCGGGCAGGAATATACACGTTTAAGGATGACGAGAAGCTGCGTAGAGGAAAGTCCATATCCCCTGAATTCATGAAAGCAATCCAAGAGTCAATGGTTGCGTTGGTTGTCTTTTCAAAAAACTATGCAAAATCTAGTTGGTGTTTGGAAGAACTTGCCAAGATCGTTGAATGTAAACATCTAAAGGTGCTACCGGTATTCTACAATGTGGATCCCTCGGATGTCCGTAGCCAGAAAGGAAGTATTTTTGAAGCATTTAAACAGCATGAACTGAAATTTGCAGATGACATGTACAAAGTAAAGAGGTGGAGGAAAGCTTTAGAAACTGTAGCTGGTATATCCGGATGGGATGTAGCAAAGACGGCTAGTGG GCGTGAAGCTGAAAGCATTAAACAAATTGTACGGACTATCTTGAGCTCTACCGAATCTCATCTAGCAGAGGATTTGATTGGGATGGAATCACGTGTACGAGATGTCAAGTCATTGCTGGATAAAGGGTGTGATGATGTTTGCATAATTGGAATCTGGGGAATGGGTGGAATAGGCAAGACAACAATAGTTAGAGCTGTATATCGTCAAATCTCGCATGAGTTTGACGGCAGTAGCTTTTTGGAAGATGTTAGAGAAAATGGTTCTGATAAAAAAGGTCTCAAATCCCTACAAGAAAAGCTTCTTTCAGAAATCTTAATGGAAAAACACTATAATGTAAAGGATTGTAACGATGGAATACATCATATTCGAAGACGATTGGGGCGTAAAAAGGTTCTTGTTGTTCTCGACAATGTTGATAGTTTTAAGCAACTGGAATTTTTAGCTGGTGATCGTGAATGGTTTGGCGCGGATAGTAGAATCATGGTAACGACCCGAGACAAGCATTTGTTATCTTTTGCACAACAAGAATATGAACCTGCACTTTTAAATCATACAGAAGCCATGATGTTGTTTTGCAAATATGCATTTAAGACAAAAATCCCTCCAAAAACGTATGAGAAGGTATCAGATGCTGTAGTAAGTCGAACGGGTTACCTTCCTTTAGCCCTTAAAGTGTTAGGCTCTCATTTTTGTGGTGGAAGAAGTTTGGAATTTTGGCAAAGTGCCTTGAACGTTTTGGCCAAAATACCAAATGAGGAGATCAATGAAATTCTAAAGATAAGTTTTGATGGATTGAATAGCTTTGAAAAGAAAATATTTACGTATATCGCGTGTTTCTTCAAAGGTAGGGAAAGATCTAATGTCACGAAAGTTCTTGATAGCTTTGGTTTTGAACCTGAAAGTGGAATAATAGTGCTAATTGAAAGATCTCTTTTGTCCATTTCACGAAATGGATGTATTCATATGCATGATCTGATTCAAGAGATGGGTCGGTCTGTCGTCCGTGAATGTTATCCAAATAAAATGGTATGGGATCTCGAAGAAATTGAAGAAGTAATGGTGACAATTGAT AAATATATCTATACGTTGATGATTTGTTGGTTGCAGAAATCAAAGAAAGTTGAAGCCTTAGTGGATATGACACATTACCATTTCTCTGATATCCCTACGGCCTCCTGTAAAGCTGAAGTCCTCAAGAGTATGGATAAACTTCGACTGCTTGATGTTAAAGGGAAATTCACTTCGGCTGAACCTAAATATTTCCCTCAACAGTTAAGATGGCTTACGTGGTTTACGTACCCATTTGAATCTCTGAGGATAAGAAGCAATATGCCCAAACTTGTTGGCTTTGAAATGCAATCCGGTTTGATGAAACAACTACAAATTGTTGAAACG GTCATCCTTCCAAACCTCAAGTCCATGGATCTATCTTTCTCATATTCATTAAAAAGGTTTCCAGACATCACGGGGGTCCCAAATCTTGAGCACCTAAATTTGTCATTTTGTTCAGAACTGGAGGAGGTTCACCATTCTGTTTTGCTTCACGAAAAGATCATACACTTACAACTGATTTCATGCGTCAGCCTTAGGATTCTCCCATCACCAATTCGAATGAAATCTCTACAATCTCTGCATCTTAACGGCTGCAGCAGTCTTGAAATATTTCCAAATATCTCTGAGGAGATGGGTAGGCCGTTGGTATTAGATCTTGATGGTTGTGACCGGATATGCGGACTACCGTTGTCAATTGGATTCTTGACTGGCCTTGTCATTTTGACTAAAGGAAAGAATTTTGATGTGAATTTTGTGAAACATAATCAGATAATACTACAATATATCGAGTTCCTTACGGGTGATGTAAGTTCTTTGAGAGTTGTGGATGTTAAACCTACTAAATTTGTAGGAAAGGAATATTCTACATGGCCATCATGGGGCTGGTTAGATTTTGATAACAAGTTCACACGGCTATTTAATAGTCTCTTTCAGTTCTCTCATGTCAAATACGCTGACCTTAGCTGCTGCATCAATCTCAAGGAACTGCATGACATTCCGTTTCTTATTCAAGTTCTTAGTTCCGATTGTTGCACATCTTTGCGAAAGATGGGAGATTTGTTAAATAAATATAAGTGGCTGATTGAGATTCCATTACTTGCACGAGATGTAGAGGATCAAGGGAGTTCAAGTCAACTTACTAATTTGTCGCTGAAATCTTTGGTCGAG AGATGTGCTGCTATGAATCATCAATTAAGTTTCATTGCTCCAGGAGGAAGAACAATTCCAAATTGGTACCTTGACCGTCAGTTTTGTTGCCAGGTTGCACTGAATTTACCTAAAAATCTGGTCACCAACATATTAGGATTTGCCATATGTGGTGTATCGCGTGTATTGGATTCAGACATTTCATACCCTGATCTCAGAATCCATTTCAGCTCATTGAAAGATAAATTGGTTGATTGGTCAACATATGTTGCTGAACGTACAACCCATTTTTGGATGGTTTACATTCATGTTGATTCCGTAAAGCACCGATTGGGTATCTCCGATCTTGATGAAATACTCGTATGGTTACAATCTGATAATCATATAATTGTTGAATGTGGGGTGCATGTGGTGTACCAAAATATCAAACTGATGCCGGAAATTGAATCGTAA